AGAGAAGCCTGATATCCCATGACCGCGACAGTTTCATCAGCAGCGGCGATACGGCGCTCGCGAATACCCGTCCGCGCGACAATCCATTCGTCGGATGTATCAACCATCTGTTCTAAGTCGGCATTAGAACGTACTTGAGCTGGCAGGTAGCTGCCGGTACCTAAAATTTTGCTATACATGAAGACTAATAATGCCTCTCGAGTAAGACTGCTTCCAAACGGTCACTGATTTTTGTCGGTATTTGCCGTTTGACCTCGTGTACCGCTTCGCCAATCGCATTTGAAAAAGCGGCAATATCAGCACTTCCATGGCTTTTGACCACAATACCGCGCAATCCTAACAGACTTGCGCCATTGTACTGGTCGGGGTTCAATCGTTTGAGGCTGACGAATAGGTCATTAAACAACCATTTAGCCACCAAACGCTTTATCGGGTTCCGGGTGATTGCATTTTTGATGCTATCAATAAACAGGTTGGCAACCCCTTCGCTGGTTTTCAGGCTGACGTTGCCGACGAAACCATCACAGACAATCACATCCGCCCGTCCGGAATAAAGTTCATTACCTTCAAGATAGCCGATGTAATCAATCTCGGGGGACTCGCACAGCAGCTCGGCGCAGCGCTTGACCAGATCGTTGCCTTTGATCTCCTCTTCACCGATGTTGAGCAGGGCCACTTTCGGCGGAACGGTTAGATCCTGTTCGGCAAGAACGGCGCCCATCACGGCAAACTGAAACAGGGTATCGGCATCGCAGGACACATTGGCGCCAAGATCCAGCAGCCAGGTTTTATGCTCAGTATTGGTCGGGATCGCAGAAACCAGTGCTGGTCGGTCAACGCCGGGCAGCAGCTTGAGGGTAAAGCGCGATAACGCCATCAGGGCACCGGTGTTGCCCGCACTGACACAGGCATCGGCCTGCCCGACGGCAACCGCTTCCAGAGCCATACGCATAGACGATCCCTGACTTCGGCGTAATGCCTGAGACGGCCGGGTATCATTGGCGATCACATGCTCACAGTGAACAATGCGAATACGGGGATGCTTGAGCTGATGAAGAAGGGATAGCTGCTCGGTGATCGCTTGCTGATCACCAAATAAAATCACGTTGAGCGATGGGTATTGCAACAGTGCCTGCACGGAGGCAGGCACTGTTACTTGAGGACCGAAATCCCCGCCCATTGCATCAAGTGCAACGGTTAGACCACTCAAGGCTCAACCTTATTTGTTGATAACCTTACGGCCACGGTAGAAACCGTCAGCTGTTACGTGGTGACGTAGGTGAGTTTCACCACTTGCAGAATCTACAGATACAGCTGCAGTTGTCAGTGCATCGTGAGAACGACGCATACCACGTGCTGAACGTGATTTTTTGCTCTTTTGTACGGCCATTAACCCTACTCCTGTTAAAATTACTTACTTCAAATTTTTCAATACTGCAAACGGATTCGGACGCTCATCAGCAACGGGGATTTCACCAAAAGTCATGTTTCCGCTGGCTTTGCAGTCAGCTTCATCATGCATAGCGACTTGAGGTAATTCCAAAATCAACTCATCTTCAACAATCTGAATCAGGTTGATCTCACCATTTTCGTCGACGTCAGCCGGCTCATAAGCTTCCGGAAACTCATCAACTGCCTCAGGCTTGAGGAGCGGACTATAACAGAAATCGACACTGTATTCGTGTTCGAATCCTTCCTGGCATCGCTGACAGGTCAACATCACAGCGACATCAGCGCGACCGCGCATGAAGGCCAGATGACGTTGGTCAAAGTCAAATGATAAGGTGACGTTTGCATCACGTATTACGCTCTGGGTGGATTCAGCCAGACGCTCAAGAATTTCGGCTTTGATGATGCCATCATAGTCGAGTTTTTTCTGAGCGGCGCGAACCGGATCTACCGTTAGCGGCAATTTTACCTTTTGCATAGGGCGCGAATATTAGCCTTCTAATCTGTTTGAGTCAAAGGAAATGTGCGCGAATTAACAGCTTTTGGCCAATTCGCCAGCTACCACACGGGCAGCCATCCCGCGGCCGGGTCACTTCCCCCCTATTGGTCGCTATCTGCCTGAGTGGTAACAGGTTGCCAGCCACTCACCAAACGAACAAATAACCACCGAAGACAGACGAAATCCTGACCAGTTTTGATACCGTCAGCCACCTTCTTAGTATGGTGCCGATTCGCCTGTTGTACCGCTTTTGTCACACCGGTAGCCGAGGGGCAGATTGCACGCTAGACTACCCGGCATTGAACTCCATACTTCCCAGAGCGAGTCCCGATCCCATGACCCAACCTTTGCTGCTGGCTTCGACCTCACCGTTTCGCCAATCCCTGCTGGAAAAATTCAGCTACCCGTTCGAAACTGCCAGCCCGAATATTGATGAAACAGCGCTGCCCGGTGAAACTGCCGAACAACTTGTCATGCGACTGGCCCAGGCCAAAGCTGAAGCCTGCGCCGCCAACCATGCCGATACGCTGATCATCGGCTCCGATCAGGTCTGCGTCATTGACGGCCAGATCCTCGGCAAGCCCCACACGGAAGACAATGCTGTCCGTCAGCTGCAAGCAGCCAGCGGCCAGACCGTCACCTTCTACACCGGCTTGTGCCTGCATAACGCCCGTACCGGTCACAGTCAGGTTGTCTGCGAACCGTTTCATGTCCACTTTCGCCCGCTGACAGACGATGAAATTCGCCGTTACGTGACGCTGGAGCAACCCCTCAACTGCGCCGGCAGTTTTAAAAGCGAAGGCCTCGGCATCGCGCTGTTTGACCGCCTCGAAGGGCGTGATCCGAATACCCTGGTCGGCCTGCCGCTGATTGCCCTGCGCGAGATGCTGGCCCGCGAAGGCGTTGCGATACTCTGAGCCGTCGCAACGTGCGAATCCGGCCAGGTATCCGGACCGGCACCGCAAACTGTAGCGGACCGTCGAAAAAGGCGAACCCATTCAGATTCGCCTTTCATCCTATCGCCTGTCACAGAGGCATCAACAACGACAGCCTTCGTCCTGAAAAGCAGACTTCCTCTCCGGCTCCCTTACGATGCCTGCCGAACCGGCTTCTTGCGCAGCTGCTCAATGGCGCGAACCAGCATCGGCTCCATCGGCGCATTAATTTCCATCTCCGCTTCTGTTTTCGGGTGACAGAACTTGATGTTCGCGGCATGCAGGAACAGTCGGTTGAGGCCCACTTTTTTCGTATACGCATCAAACCGCGGATCGCCATAGCGAGCATCCCAGGCAATCGGGTGACCGGTATACTGGCAATGCACGCGGATCTGGTGCGTCCGGCCGGTCACCGGGCTGGCCTGAACCAGCGTCGCCTGCTCCAGACGCTCAATCACTTTAAACCGAGTATCTGATGCTTTGCCGTTCGGGTTCACCCGCACGATGCTGTTCACTTCATTTTTAAGCAGCGGCGCAGTCACCTGCTTGCAACTGGCCTTCCACTCTCCCATCACCAATGCGAAATAGTACTTCTGTACGGTTTTCGCACGAAACTGAGCCTGTAAATGACGCAGTGCCGAGCGCTTTTTGGCGACCAGCAGGATCCCGGAGGTATCCCGGTCAATCCGGTGGACCAGTTCGAGGAAACGCGCATCCGGGCGCAGGGCCCGCAAGGCTTCAATGGCCCCGAATTTCAACCCGCTCCCGCCGTGTACTGCGGTTCCCGAAGGCTTGTTGAGGATCAGCATGTGATCATCTTCGTAGATAATGCAGTCTTCGAGCTCTGCCACTTTATTGAGCTTAGTACTGACCGGCGCCTGCGATTCACGCTCCGGCACCGTCACCGGCGGCACCCGAACCACATCACCGTCCAGCAGCTTGTACTCAGGTTTTATACGTTTTTTATTTACTCGCACTTCACCCTTTCGCAAGATGCGGTAAATCATACTTTTTGGTACGTTTTTTAGCCGGGCTCGGAGAAAATTATCGATCCGCTGGCCTG
Above is a window of Photobacterium sp. TY1-4 DNA encoding:
- the plsX gene encoding phosphate acyltransferase PlsX, yielding MSGLTVALDAMGGDFGPQVTVPASVQALLQYPSLNVILFGDQQAITEQLSLLHQLKHPRIRIVHCEHVIANDTRPSQALRRSQGSSMRMALEAVAVGQADACVSAGNTGALMALSRFTLKLLPGVDRPALVSAIPTNTEHKTWLLDLGANVSCDADTLFQFAVMGAVLAEQDLTVPPKVALLNIGEEEIKGNDLVKRCAELLCESPEIDYIGYLEGNELYSGRADVIVCDGFVGNVSLKTSEGVANLFIDSIKNAITRNPIKRLVAKWLFNDLFVSLKRLNPDQYNGASLLGLRGIVVKSHGSADIAAFSNAIGEAVHEVKRQIPTKISDRLEAVLLERHY
- the rpmF gene encoding 50S ribosomal protein L32 codes for the protein MAVQKSKKSRSARGMRRSHDALTTAAVSVDSASGETHLRHHVTADGFYRGRKVINK
- the yceD gene encoding 23S rRNA accumulation protein YceD, with the protein product MQKVKLPLTVDPVRAAQKKLDYDGIIKAEILERLAESTQSVIRDANVTLSFDFDQRHLAFMRGRADVAVMLTCQRCQEGFEHEYSVDFCYSPLLKPEAVDEFPEAYEPADVDENGEINLIQIVEDELILELPQVAMHDEADCKASGNMTFGEIPVADERPNPFAVLKNLK
- a CDS encoding Maf family protein: MTQPLLLASTSPFRQSLLEKFSYPFETASPNIDETALPGETAEQLVMRLAQAKAEACAANHADTLIIGSDQVCVIDGQILGKPHTEDNAVRQLQAASGQTVTFYTGLCLHNARTGHSQVVCEPFHVHFRPLTDDEIRRYVTLEQPLNCAGSFKSEGLGIALFDRLEGRDPNTLVGLPLIALREMLAREGVAIL
- the rluC gene encoding 23S rRNA pseudouridine(955/2504/2580) synthase RluC; amino-acid sequence: MKDDKPKVQFIEITDDFAGQRIDNFLRARLKNVPKSMIYRILRKGEVRVNKKRIKPEYKLLDGDVVRVPPVTVPERESQAPVSTKLNKVAELEDCIIYEDDHMLILNKPSGTAVHGGSGLKFGAIEALRALRPDARFLELVHRIDRDTSGILLVAKKRSALRHLQAQFRAKTVQKYYFALVMGEWKASCKQVTAPLLKNEVNSIVRVNPNGKASDTRFKVIERLEQATLVQASPVTGRTHQIRVHCQYTGHPIAWDARYGDPRFDAYTKKVGLNRLFLHAANIKFCHPKTEAEMEINAPMEPMLVRAIEQLRKKPVRQAS